The Thermanaerovibrio acidaminovorans DSM 6589 genome contains a region encoding:
- a CDS encoding LCP family protein: MRIRNVILGFLLAVVSFGAGAYVRFHSTVNTPIAKIKETLSVDMGRRFTGTINVLLLGEDNVEGSSRTDSIALAVVDLDGGTVKVISLPRDTRVSIPGHGFQKLNHAYAYGGVDLLRSTVMSNFNVPIHYYVLVDYGGFARMVDAIGGVEVYVPKRMKYTDRAGGLYIDLPKGLQHLNGEKALHFVRFRHDALGDIGRVQRQQEFVKAVLDKIKSPAIVEGLPQLVREALGMVKTDMPTSLALQLGGFVKDLDKGKVVFTTLPGKPSYIRGISYWVADIEGFKDLYGMSVADMASNLASSDLEMKYGTRVTTAAEVAKVEEGAATSGKASSGGAEEVDLASLAKSIRTPVAILNGTGKKGLGQRASEMFQRMGIEVTYTGNAKHFDYRGSLVLYPERATPEMIQAAKSMAKLCGIRESMVRSGKQAMFASLVLGGDYERIFSNLNQAMATINQ; encoded by the coding sequence ATGAGGATAAGGAACGTTATATTGGGATTCCTTTTGGCGGTTGTCTCTTTTGGGGCCGGGGCCTACGTGCGTTTCCACTCCACGGTTAACACCCCCATAGCCAAGATAAAGGAGACCCTCTCGGTGGACATGGGACGCAGGTTCACCGGCACCATAAACGTTCTCCTGCTAGGGGAGGACAACGTGGAGGGCTCCAGCAGGACCGACAGCATCGCACTGGCGGTGGTGGACCTGGACGGCGGAACGGTGAAGGTGATATCCCTCCCCCGGGATACCCGGGTCAGCATCCCGGGACACGGCTTCCAGAAGCTCAACCACGCCTACGCTTACGGGGGGGTGGACCTTCTCCGATCCACGGTGATGTCCAACTTCAACGTGCCGATCCACTACTATGTCCTGGTGGACTACGGCGGCTTCGCCCGGATGGTGGATGCCATTGGCGGGGTGGAGGTCTACGTTCCCAAGAGGATGAAGTACACCGACCGGGCCGGGGGGCTATACATAGACCTTCCCAAGGGGCTCCAGCACCTCAATGGGGAGAAGGCGTTGCACTTCGTCAGGTTCAGGCACGATGCGCTGGGGGACATAGGCAGGGTCCAGCGCCAGCAGGAGTTCGTGAAGGCCGTGTTGGATAAGATAAAGAGCCCAGCCATCGTGGAGGGGTTACCTCAGCTGGTCCGGGAGGCGCTTGGGATGGTCAAGACGGACATGCCCACCTCCTTGGCCCTCCAGCTTGGAGGATTTGTGAAGGACCTCGACAAGGGGAAGGTGGTGTTTACCACCCTGCCGGGGAAGCCCAGCTACATACGGGGGATAAGCTACTGGGTGGCGGACATTGAGGGCTTCAAGGACCTCTACGGCATGAGCGTGGCGGACATGGCCTCCAACCTGGCCTCATCGGATCTGGAGATGAAGTATGGGACCAGGGTGACCACCGCGGCGGAGGTGGCTAAAGTAGAGGAGGGGGCCGCCACATCTGGCAAGGCATCGTCCGGCGGGGCCGAGGAGGTGGATTTGGCATCCCTGGCCAAGTCCATAAGGACGCCGGTGGCAATACTGAACGGAACGGGTAAGAAGGGTCTAGGCCAGAGGGCTTCGGAGATGTTCCAGCGGATGGGGATAGAGGTGACCTACACGGGCAACGCCAAGCATTTCGATTACCGGGGTAGCCTGGTCTTATACCCGGAGAGGGCCACCCCGGAGATGATCCAGGCGGCCAAGAGCATGGCCAAGCTGTGCGGGATAAGGGAGTCCATGGTAAGATCCGGCAAACAGGCCATGTTCGCCAGCCTGGTTCTGGGAGGGGATTACGAGAGGATCTTCTCCAACCTGAACCAGGCCATGGCCACCATAAATCAATGA
- the rplU gene encoding 50S ribosomal protein L21, which produces MYAIVETGGKQYRVKEGDRIRVELLKAEEGSTVTLDRVLLVSSDDSVKVGSPVLEGAKVTAKVLGHGKEDKVVVFKYRRKKNYRRFRGHRQHYTDLLVEGISL; this is translated from the coding sequence ATGTACGCTATCGTGGAGACCGGAGGCAAGCAGTACCGGGTCAAGGAGGGGGACCGCATAAGGGTCGAGCTCCTGAAGGCGGAGGAGGGTAGCACCGTGACCCTTGATAGGGTCCTGCTAGTGTCCAGCGACGACTCGGTGAAGGTAGGTTCCCCTGTGCTTGAGGGGGCCAAGGTTACCGCCAAGGTGCTGGGCCATGGCAAGGAGGACAAGGTGGTGGTCTTCAAGTACCGCCGCAAGAAGAACTACCGCCGTTTCAGGGGGCACCGGCAGCACTACACGGATCTCCTGGTGGAGGGGATATCCCTTTAG
- the nadD gene encoding nicotinate-nucleotide adenylyltransferase: MICEVHVTEPSVDQVRIGVMGGTFDPIHNGHLLAAEEARCNFNLREVIFVPSGHPPHKDVRRISSPEDRFRMVSLAVGGNRFFRVSRIEMDSPGPHHTVDTIGNLIKQYGPRVSFYFITGIDSVLQIMSWKSPLRLAEVCRLVAVSRPGYNLDRIRDLPEEVRASVRVLEIPLMAISSTDIRNRVREGRSVRYLVPDPVHRYLLERGLYRC; the protein is encoded by the coding sequence ATGATATGTGAGGTTCATGTGACGGAGCCCTCGGTGGACCAGGTTAGGATAGGGGTTATGGGGGGCACCTTCGACCCCATCCACAACGGTCACCTTTTGGCAGCGGAGGAGGCCCGGTGCAACTTCAACCTCCGGGAGGTCATCTTCGTCCCCTCCGGACATCCGCCCCATAAGGACGTCAGAAGGATCTCCTCCCCTGAGGACAGGTTCCGCATGGTCTCCTTGGCGGTTGGTGGGAACCGGTTCTTCCGGGTCTCCCGGATAGAGATGGACTCGCCGGGGCCTCACCATACGGTTGACACCATAGGCAATTTGATAAAGCAATATGGTCCGAGGGTGTCTTTTTACTTTATAACTGGAATTGACTCGGTGCTTCAGATCATGTCCTGGAAGTCCCCCCTTAGGCTGGCGGAGGTCTGCAGGTTGGTGGCGGTAAGTCGGCCGGGATATAATTTGGATAGGATACGGGATCTACCGGAGGAGGTAAGGGCCTCCGTAAGGGTGTTAGAGATACCCCTCATGGCCATCTCCAGCACAGACATACGAAATAGGGTCCGGGAGGGCAGGAGCGTTAGGTACCTGGTGCCCGACCCGGTTCACCGTTATTTGCTGGAGAGGGGCCTCTACAGATGTTAA
- the gap gene encoding type I glyceraldehyde-3-phosphate dehydrogenase, with protein MGKIKVAINGFGRIGRLSLRAFFQKQDNEFEVVAVNDLTPPSSLAYLFKYDSVFRRFPGQVEVDGDVLVINGHRIKALAEPDPTKLPWKDMGVDLVIESTGRFTDATKAKAHMEAGAKKVVITAPATDEDVTIVMGVNEGDYDPAKHHVVSNASCTTNCLAPVAKVLHERFGIVKGLMTTAHAYTNDQKTLDFPHKNLSRGRAAALSIIPTSTGAAKAIGKVMPELKGKLNGFALRVPTPDVSVVDLVVELSKNATAEEINAAVKEYAEGPLKGILAYEPEDLVSMDFVQDSHSSIFAPKHTMVIDNMAKVLAWYDNEWGYSCRVVDLVNYMVKKGL; from the coding sequence ATGGGAAAGATCAAGGTTGCCATCAACGGTTTCGGTAGGATAGGACGCCTGTCCCTTCGGGCGTTCTTCCAGAAGCAGGACAACGAGTTCGAGGTGGTGGCGGTCAACGACCTCACCCCTCCTTCGTCCCTAGCCTACCTCTTCAAGTACGACTCGGTCTTCCGTCGGTTCCCCGGTCAGGTTGAGGTGGATGGGGACGTGCTGGTCATAAACGGCCACAGGATAAAGGCTCTGGCCGAGCCGGACCCCACCAAGCTCCCGTGGAAGGACATGGGGGTTGACCTGGTTATCGAGTCCACCGGACGGTTCACCGATGCCACCAAGGCCAAGGCTCACATGGAGGCGGGGGCCAAGAAGGTGGTCATAACCGCCCCTGCCACCGACGAGGACGTCACCATCGTCATGGGGGTCAACGAGGGGGACTACGATCCGGCTAAGCACCACGTGGTGTCCAACGCCTCCTGCACCACCAACTGCCTTGCCCCAGTGGCAAAGGTCCTTCACGAGAGGTTCGGCATAGTGAAGGGGCTCATGACCACAGCCCACGCCTACACCAACGACCAGAAGACCCTGGACTTCCCCCACAAGAACCTCTCCAGGGGAAGGGCCGCGGCCCTCTCCATAATCCCCACCAGCACCGGCGCCGCCAAGGCAATAGGCAAGGTCATGCCGGAGCTCAAGGGTAAGCTCAACGGCTTCGCGTTGAGGGTTCCCACCCCGGACGTATCGGTGGTGGACCTGGTGGTGGAGCTCTCCAAGAACGCCACCGCGGAGGAGATAAACGCCGCCGTCAAGGAGTACGCGGAGGGGCCCCTTAAGGGGATCTTGGCCTACGAGCCGGAGGACCTGGTCTCCATGGACTTCGTGCAGGACAGCCATTCCTCCATATTCGCCCCCAAGCACACCATGGTTATAGACAACATGGCCAAGGTCCTCGCCTGGTACGACAACGAGTGGGGGTACAGCTGCCGGGTGGTGGATCTGGTCAACTACATGGTGAAGAAGGGGCTGTAG
- the obgE gene encoding GTPase ObgE codes for MKFVDVATIKVVAGAGGSGCVSFRREKFVPKGGPDGGNGGRGGNVWLVANRNIQTLADFEYKRIYRAEDGCPGSGAGRNGKSGEDLFIQVPCGTVVYDASSREVYADLMEEGDMFLAARGGRGGRGNRAFASSVRKAPRFAENGYPGEARELMLELRLIADLGLVGLPNAGKSSLLKALSNANPKIAPYPFTTITPNMGVMADHRHRLIIADIPGLIEGAHENRGLGVSFLRHIQRTRMLLHLLDISSGDVEAVMADWRTIRQEMVSFDPSILEKPCLVVGNKIDLLSPEVRGDIIDHLRGSFTAEGFRFASISAMTGENLEELIVELIRFADENPRPRVLPRVTAIHDGRSRDDRDLKAMRRHRVEVLRESDGVFRVIHPHLEDAVLRYNFDHDENLVRFSRLLRSYMVDEFLIKAGAQEGDTVLIGEMEFDFSPDVPADDPLADPEAEDEA; via the coding sequence ATGAAGTTCGTTGATGTGGCCACCATAAAGGTCGTGGCTGGGGCTGGCGGTAGCGGCTGCGTAAGCTTCAGGCGGGAGAAGTTCGTGCCCAAGGGGGGTCCCGACGGGGGCAACGGTGGAAGGGGAGGCAACGTATGGCTGGTGGCCAACCGCAACATTCAGACCCTGGCGGACTTCGAGTACAAGCGAATATATAGGGCGGAGGACGGGTGTCCCGGGAGCGGGGCGGGAAGAAACGGCAAATCCGGGGAGGACCTGTTCATCCAGGTTCCCTGTGGTACCGTTGTCTACGATGCGTCCTCCCGGGAGGTCTACGCGGACCTGATGGAGGAGGGGGACATGTTCCTGGCCGCCCGGGGAGGCCGGGGGGGCCGGGGGAACAGGGCCTTCGCCAGCTCGGTGAGGAAGGCGCCTCGCTTCGCGGAGAACGGGTATCCCGGGGAGGCCAGGGAGCTGATGCTGGAGCTGCGGCTCATAGCCGATCTGGGTCTGGTGGGGCTACCTAATGCGGGAAAGTCCAGCCTGCTCAAGGCGTTGAGCAACGCCAATCCGAAGATAGCCCCTTATCCGTTCACCACCATAACCCCCAACATGGGGGTCATGGCAGATCACCGGCACCGGTTGATAATAGCCGACATACCGGGCTTGATAGAGGGGGCCCACGAGAACCGGGGGCTCGGGGTGTCGTTCCTGAGGCACATACAGAGGACCCGGATGTTGCTCCACCTGCTGGACATCTCCTCCGGCGACGTGGAGGCCGTGATGGCGGACTGGCGCACCATCCGACAGGAGATGGTCAGCTTCGATCCTTCCATCCTCGAAAAGCCCTGCCTTGTGGTGGGGAACAAGATAGATCTACTTTCACCTGAGGTCCGGGGGGACATCATTGACCATCTTAGGGGGAGCTTCACCGCCGAGGGCTTCCGTTTTGCATCCATAAGCGCCATGACCGGCGAGAACCTGGAGGAGCTGATAGTTGAGCTAATCCGCTTCGCGGACGAGAACCCGAGGCCCAGGGTGCTTCCCCGGGTGACCGCTATACACGACGGGAGATCCAGGGATGACAGGGATCTTAAGGCCATGCGGCGCCATAGGGTGGAGGTGCTGAGGGAGTCCGATGGGGTATTCCGGGTGATCCACCCCCACCTGGAGGATGCGGTGCTTCGTTACAACTTCGATCACGATGAGAACCTGGTCAGGTTCTCCCGACTGCTTCGGTCGTACATGGTGGACGAGTTCCTGATCAAGGCCGGTGCCCAGGAGGGGGACACGGTCTTGATCGGAGAGATGGAGTTCGACTTCTCCCCGGACGTTCCCGCCGATGACCCTTTGGCGGATCCGGAGGCGGAGGATGAGGCCTAG
- the rpmA gene encoding 50S ribosomal protein L27, whose protein sequence is MSFVFDIQFFAHKKGQGSSSNGRDSNPKYLGLKRADGEVVKAGTIIVRQRGTKYRPGLNVGRGKDDTLFALADGVVKFQTKADRKFVNVVTC, encoded by the coding sequence GTGAGCTTCGTTTTTGATATTCAGTTTTTCGCCCATAAGAAGGGGCAGGGCAGCAGTTCCAACGGCAGGGACAGCAATCCCAAGTATCTGGGCCTCAAGAGGGCCGATGGTGAAGTCGTCAAGGCGGGCACCATCATAGTTCGTCAGCGGGGCACCAAGTATCGCCCAGGTCTCAACGTTGGCCGTGGCAAGGACGACACCCTCTTCGCTCTTGCGGATGGGGTTGTGAAGTTCCAGACCAAGGCGGACCGCAAGTTCGTTAACGTGGTTACCTGCTAG
- a CDS encoding NAD(+)/NADH kinase, translating to MSCIGILFNTSKPKAVKIARRMLPWCANRGIRVLMPSDEAKSLGEEAASDEEFLGCSQFAVVIGGDGTFLRAARYTLGRNIPLYGVNVGRLGFLAIGSPGSAERDLESILKGDYEIQRRDCLRGEVIRDGQVAHRLFALNDLVVTKGSFARSIELELFIGGQFVGLFPSDGFIVSTPTGSTAYSLSAGGPIVPPHVPCMILAPICPHTLYSRPMVLGPDDEALICPRYEDREILLTQDGQLGYRLMAGDALKVALDRDHQVHTISLPGRTYYDLLRDKLRWGRCSLEGGGDEAC from the coding sequence ATGAGCTGTATAGGCATCCTTTTCAACACCAGTAAGCCCAAGGCGGTCAAGATAGCCCGGCGGATGTTGCCCTGGTGCGCCAACAGGGGAATCAGGGTCCTTATGCCCTCCGATGAGGCCAAGTCCCTGGGGGAGGAGGCCGCATCGGACGAGGAGTTCCTTGGCTGTAGCCAATTTGCGGTGGTCATAGGGGGTGACGGAACCTTTCTTAGGGCCGCCAGGTACACGCTGGGGAGGAACATCCCCTTGTATGGGGTAAACGTTGGGAGGCTGGGGTTCCTGGCCATAGGGAGCCCCGGCAGCGCCGAGAGGGATCTGGAGTCCATACTGAAGGGGGATTACGAGATTCAGAGGAGGGATTGCCTACGGGGGGAGGTAATCCGGGACGGCCAGGTGGCCCACCGGCTGTTCGCCCTGAACGACTTGGTGGTGACCAAGGGGTCCTTCGCCAGGTCCATCGAGCTGGAGCTGTTCATCGGGGGGCAGTTCGTGGGGCTGTTTCCGTCGGACGGGTTCATAGTTTCGACCCCCACTGGATCCACCGCCTACTCCCTGTCGGCGGGGGGACCCATAGTGCCACCCCACGTGCCATGCATGATACTGGCTCCCATATGCCCCCACACCCTCTACTCCCGTCCCATGGTGCTGGGCCCGGATGACGAGGCCTTGATATGTCCCCGCTACGAGGATAGGGAGATCCTGCTGACCCAGGACGGCCAGTTGGGGTACAGGCTGATGGCGGGGGATGCCCTAAAGGTCGCACTGGATCGGGACCACCAGGTTCACACCATATCGCTTCCGGGAAGGACCTACTACGATCTCTTGCGGGATAAGCTTCGATGGGGCAGGTGTTCCCTGGAAGGGGGAGGTGATGAAGCTTGCTGA
- a CDS encoding phosphoglycerate kinase: MSIRTFSAHQVRGKRVLLRVDFNVPMKDGRVYDDTRIRAHLRTIEALRDAGAVVCMASHLGRPKGKRNMEFSLGPVRDELVKLTGWKVRMAEDCVGDPVKDALASLEEGEMLLLENLRFHPEEEKNDPEFARLLAEPFDVFVMDAFSAAHRAHASTRGVADHLETYAGYLMEQEIAALSKVRDNPDSPFVLILGGAKVSDKIGVIDNMLDKVQTILVGGGMAFTFLKAQGHEIGKSLCEEDKVEFARSMMEKASSKGISIVLPSDVVVADQLSPEAQPAVVEVGAIPSDKMGLDVGPGTADAFGKVIAGAKTILWNGPMGVFEIPQFAHGTKKVAEAIAVAVQGGAVSVVGGGDSAAAVAAFNMEDKVGHVSTGGGASLEFFEGKGLPGVEILLD, encoded by the coding sequence ATGTCCATAAGGACCTTTTCCGCCCATCAGGTTCGGGGAAAGCGGGTCCTCCTTCGGGTGGACTTCAACGTCCCCATGAAGGATGGCAGGGTCTATGATGATACGAGGATAAGGGCTCATCTGCGCACCATAGAGGCCCTTAGGGACGCGGGGGCGGTGGTCTGCATGGCCTCCCACCTGGGCAGGCCAAAGGGCAAGCGCAACATGGAGTTCTCCCTGGGGCCGGTGCGGGATGAGCTGGTCAAGCTGACCGGCTGGAAGGTTCGCATGGCGGAGGACTGCGTGGGTGATCCGGTCAAGGATGCCCTGGCCTCGCTGGAGGAGGGGGAGATGCTCCTCCTGGAGAATCTTCGCTTCCATCCGGAGGAGGAGAAGAACGATCCGGAGTTCGCCCGGTTGCTGGCGGAGCCGTTCGATGTGTTCGTGATGGACGCCTTCAGCGCCGCCCACCGGGCTCACGCCTCCACCAGGGGAGTGGCGGACCATCTGGAGACCTACGCGGGATACCTGATGGAGCAGGAGATTGCCGCCCTCAGCAAGGTGAGGGATAACCCGGACTCCCCCTTCGTGCTCATCCTGGGTGGTGCAAAGGTGTCCGACAAGATCGGCGTGATCGATAACATGTTGGACAAGGTGCAGACCATCCTTGTAGGAGGGGGTATGGCCTTCACGTTCCTGAAGGCTCAAGGGCACGAGATAGGAAAGTCCCTCTGCGAGGAGGACAAGGTGGAGTTCGCCAGGTCCATGATGGAGAAGGCGTCCTCCAAGGGCATATCCATCGTCCTGCCCTCCGACGTTGTGGTGGCGGATCAGCTCTCCCCCGAGGCGCAGCCCGCGGTGGTTGAGGTGGGGGCGATCCCATCTGACAAGATGGGCTTGGATGTGGGCCCCGGGACCGCCGATGCGTTCGGGAAGGTGATAGCGGGGGCCAAGACCATCCTTTGGAACGGTCCCATGGGGGTCTTCGAGATACCCCAGTTCGCCCACGGCACCAAGAAAGTGGCGGAGGCCATCGCGGTAGCGGTCCAGGGTGGGGCCGTGTCGGTGGTCGGCGGCGGGGACAGCGCCGCCGCGGTGGCGGCCTTCAACATGGAGGACAAGGTGGGGCACGTATCCACCGGCGGGGGGGCTAGCCTCGAGTTCTTCGAGGGCAAGGGCCTGCCCGGTGTTGAGATCCTCCTTGATTAA
- the tpiA gene encoding triose-phosphate isomerase has protein sequence MLRLFRPHVVAGNWKMHKGVGEAESFVRQLEDRLEEPSRRDLIEEDLLEVVIYPTALCVHSCLISRSSDLIQVGAQNGHWEIKGAYTGEVSIGSFAEEGCGYILIGHSERRSLFGETDQDVRRKVEAVMGTGAKAMVCVGELLSEREEGRTFQVVGSQVRSAVNGLPEEFVSKRLTIAYEPVWAIGTGRTASASDAQEVCAHIRGILKEIFGPQVANGVRILYGGSVKRDNTFDILKEPDVDGLLVGGASLEVDSFLGIVDEAIRAMGAKGLKGPIK, from the coding sequence GTGTTAAGGTTGTTCAGGCCTCACGTGGTGGCGGGCAACTGGAAGATGCATAAGGGAGTGGGGGAGGCGGAGTCCTTCGTAAGGCAACTGGAAGACCGGCTGGAGGAGCCCAGCAGGAGGGATCTCATAGAGGAGGACCTCCTGGAGGTGGTGATCTATCCAACGGCCCTCTGTGTTCACAGCTGCCTCATAAGCAGGAGCTCGGATCTCATACAGGTGGGGGCCCAGAACGGCCACTGGGAGATCAAGGGGGCCTACACGGGGGAGGTCAGCATCGGTTCCTTCGCGGAGGAGGGGTGCGGTTACATTCTTATAGGACATAGCGAGAGGCGCTCCCTCTTCGGAGAGACCGATCAGGACGTTCGCCGGAAGGTTGAAGCGGTGATGGGGACGGGAGCCAAAGCAATGGTGTGCGTTGGCGAGCTCCTGTCCGAGCGGGAGGAAGGAAGGACCTTCCAGGTGGTTGGATCCCAGGTGAGGTCCGCGGTGAACGGGTTACCTGAGGAGTTCGTATCCAAGAGGCTGACCATAGCCTACGAGCCAGTGTGGGCCATAGGAACCGGCAGGACCGCCAGCGCCTCGGATGCCCAGGAGGTCTGCGCCCACATAAGGGGCATTCTGAAGGAGATCTTCGGTCCCCAAGTGGCCAACGGGGTCAGGATCCTCTACGGTGGTAGCGTCAAGCGGGACAATACCTTCGACATACTCAAGGAGCCAGATGTGGACGGTCTGCTAGTTGGGGGCGCCTCCCTCGAGGTGGATAGCTTCCTTGGGATCGTGGACGAGGCCATCCGGGCCATGGGAGCCAAGGGGCTCAAGGGCCCGATCAAGTAA
- a CDS encoding AAA family ATPase, giving the protein MLRELSVRNICGISAADLEFRGSLVAITGESGSGKSSLVRSLELMAGKRSTSSVIRSSENAGSVWGVFDFPQGALTVKRVVSSEGRNRIFLDDEPATLAELQERLGDRVQIQSQFSHLCLLNEDSFVQLLDQFGGEEMQLLKGRMRQVYGEARDASLQLDQTLRRREQLQRDLAMREPVAEELRRIGPFPGCVATWEGELSRLNQKIRELLAVADAVDDLWDRDGSVMDTIKATFSKLSSRLSDSQVKGALREEMNDLMDRLSSLVDLLRRWDGMDEIPALRQRMEDLEWRIGEVRGAVRKFHLKGDLELSRFLEEFDSDSRWLLESEGIVASLRDRANALKKEAMEVAMAIRGLRHRMASELEAKVGGHLADLGMDHVRFQVEVRELRKIGPNGADQVSFLMSSDGGPPTMLSKRASGGELSRILLALQCAMWGRSSTRCIVFDEVEAGLGGRSALLAGLKLRELSRGCQVILITHEATLAAMADQHMRVRRDGDVTVVEDVTGEHRVKEVARMLSGESKGEALRHAEALLERYGSKQY; this is encoded by the coding sequence TTGCTGAGGGAGCTGTCGGTGAGGAACATATGCGGGATCTCCGCCGCGGACCTGGAGTTCAGGGGGAGCCTGGTGGCCATCACCGGAGAGAGCGGCTCCGGCAAGAGTAGCCTCGTGAGATCCTTAGAGCTCATGGCGGGCAAGAGGTCCACCAGCTCGGTTATAAGGTCATCGGAGAACGCCGGCTCCGTATGGGGCGTCTTCGATTTCCCCCAGGGGGCCTTGACGGTGAAGCGGGTGGTCTCATCCGAGGGCAGGAACAGGATCTTCCTGGACGATGAGCCCGCAACCCTGGCGGAGCTCCAAGAGAGGCTGGGGGACAGGGTTCAGATTCAGAGCCAGTTCTCCCACCTGTGCCTCCTCAATGAGGATAGCTTCGTTCAGCTACTGGACCAGTTCGGGGGAGAGGAGATGCAGCTCCTCAAGGGACGGATGCGCCAGGTCTACGGGGAGGCCAGGGACGCCTCCCTTCAATTGGACCAGACGCTTAGAAGGCGGGAGCAGCTCCAGAGGGATCTGGCCATGAGGGAGCCCGTGGCGGAGGAGCTGAGGAGGATAGGTCCCTTCCCAGGTTGTGTGGCCACTTGGGAGGGAGAGCTATCCCGTTTGAACCAGAAGATCCGGGAGCTGCTGGCGGTGGCGGACGCGGTGGACGACCTTTGGGACCGGGATGGGTCCGTGATGGACACGATAAAGGCCACCTTCTCCAAGCTCTCCTCCCGGCTGTCGGATTCCCAGGTTAAGGGGGCTCTCCGGGAGGAGATGAATGACCTGATGGACAGGCTATCATCGCTGGTGGACCTCCTCCGCCGGTGGGATGGCATGGATGAGATCCCTGCCCTTCGTCAACGGATGGAGGACCTGGAGTGGCGGATTGGGGAGGTCAGGGGAGCCGTAAGGAAGTTCCACCTCAAGGGCGACCTGGAGCTGAGCCGCTTCCTGGAGGAGTTCGATTCCGATAGTCGCTGGCTCCTTGAGTCGGAGGGGATCGTGGCGAGCCTTAGGGATAGGGCCAACGCCCTCAAGAAGGAGGCCATGGAGGTGGCTATGGCCATCAGGGGCCTGAGGCACCGCATGGCCTCCGAGCTGGAGGCCAAGGTGGGTGGGCACCTGGCAGACCTTGGTATGGATCACGTTAGGTTCCAGGTGGAGGTCCGGGAGTTGCGCAAGATAGGGCCAAATGGAGCCGATCAGGTCAGCTTCTTAATGTCCTCCGACGGGGGTCCCCCCACCATGTTGTCCAAGCGGGCCTCCGGGGGGGAGCTTAGCCGGATACTCCTGGCCCTCCAGTGCGCCATGTGGGGCCGATCCTCCACCAGATGCATCGTCTTCGACGAGGTGGAGGCCGGTTTGGGGGGCAGGTCTGCCCTGCTTGCGGGCCTCAAACTACGGGAGCTCTCCCGGGGATGCCAGGTCATACTGATAACCCACGAGGCCACCCTGGCCGCCATGGCGGACCAGCACATGAGGGTTCGCCGAGACGGGGACGTTACGGTGGTGGAGGATGTCACTGGAGAACATCGGGTTAAGGAGGTTGCCCGGATGCTCTCCGGCGAGTCCAAGGGGGAGGCGCTGAGGCATGCGGAGGCCCTTCTGGAGAGGTATGGATCGAAGCAATATTGA
- the rsfS gene encoding ribosome silencing factor, with product MEPMGSQIRVPDGEASESLFKRYRALGIRLMDKHAKDVTFIDVRNTLGVADLFVIVTALNDVHMDALEAEAEEYLESHFDSIRREGEDSRRWRLLDAGDVVVHIFSRDARDFYRIEKIWGDSEVMTFEDPDA from the coding sequence GTGGAGCCCATGGGTTCGCAGATCAGGGTCCCGGATGGAGAGGCATCGGAGTCGCTCTTCAAGAGGTACAGGGCCCTTGGCATAAGGCTTATGGACAAGCACGCCAAGGACGTAACCTTCATCGACGTGAGGAATACCCTCGGGGTGGCGGACCTCTTCGTTATAGTCACCGCTTTGAACGACGTTCACATGGACGCCCTGGAGGCGGAGGCTGAGGAGTACCTCGAGTCCCACTTCGACAGCATAAGGCGGGAGGGAGAGGACAGCAGGCGCTGGAGGCTTCTTGATGCGGGGGACGTGGTGGTTCACATCTTCTCCCGGGACGCCCGGGATTTCTACAGGATAGAGAAGATATGGGGCGACTCGGAGGTAATGACCTTCGAGGATCCGGACGCCTGA
- a CDS encoding ribosomal-processing cysteine protease Prp produces the protein MTHVKFILEDGSPVGYVAEGHSGAGTRGNDVVCAAVSTLLQALELGMLEVLKVDGPKYEVDPRVPMRMMIWGRLEGEGPRVLLDTVRISLQSLASAHPSHIAISEVERRELRF, from the coding sequence ATGACGCACGTTAAGTTCATCCTGGAGGACGGCTCGCCGGTGGGTTACGTGGCGGAGGGACACTCCGGGGCGGGCACCAGGGGGAACGATGTGGTCTGTGCGGCAGTTTCGACGCTGCTTCAGGCCCTGGAGCTGGGGATGCTGGAGGTCCTCAAGGTCGATGGGCCCAAGTATGAGGTGGATCCCCGGGTTCCCATGAGGATGATGATATGGGGTAGACTGGAGGGGGAGGGGCCCCGGGTCCTGTTGGATACGGTGAGGATCTCCTTGCAGAGCCTGGCCTCGGCTCATCCTAGTCACATTGCCATTTCGGAGGTGGAGCGACGTGAGCTTCGTTTTTGA